A single bacterium DNA region contains:
- the flgB gene encoding flagellar basal body rod protein FlgB, which translates to MLQRLFMPSIRLEQALDGASKRQRVVANNLANANTPGFKASDVSFVDTLDTAMGEAVKSGDLPELPHTGRLGMMFPSGGPARADGNDVDVETQMANLADTELRYSALGEFSSREFKKLLTVITGQSR; encoded by the coding sequence ATGCTACAGCGGCTTTTTATGCCGTCTATACGGCTGGAACAGGCGTTAGACGGAGCATCCAAACGTCAACGCGTCGTTGCCAACAATCTGGCAAATGCCAATACGCCAGGCTTTAAGGCTTCTGATGTTTCATTCGTCGACACCCTCGACACAGCCATGGGCGAGGCGGTTAAGTCAGGCGACTTGCCTGAATTGCCCCATACAGGACGCCTGGGGATGATGTTCCCATCGGGCGGTCCGGCTCGTGCAGATGGTAACGATGTCGATGTCGAAACGCAGATGGCCAACTTGGCTGATACCGAATTGCGATATTCCGCACTTGGCGAATTCTCCAGTAGAGAGTTCAAGAAATTGCTGACTGTCATCACGGGGCAAAGCCGATAG